From a region of the Thermodesulfobacteriota bacterium genome:
- a CDS encoding isoamylase early set domain-containing protein — translation MSMKKKYNKNKTLCKVTFQVPREAAMGATSISIVGDFNHWSIKDHPMKRNKAGAFSVTLELKTGREYQFRYLMDEKVWENDWEADKYVRSEYGNCENSVVIV, via the coding sequence ATGAGCATGAAAAAGAAGTACAATAAGAACAAAACGTTGTGCAAGGTGACATTTCAGGTTCCCAGGGAAGCGGCCATGGGGGCCACATCCATCAGCATTGTCGGCGATTTCAACCACTGGAGCATCAAGGATCACCCCATGAAGCGGAATAAAGCCGGTGCGTTTTCCGTTACGCTTGAGCTAAAAACCGGTCGGGAATATCAGTTCCGCTACCTGATGGATGAAAAAGTATGGGAAAATGACTGGGAAGCTGATAAATATGTCAGAAGTGAATACGGAAATTGCGAAAATTCCGTTGTGATCGTTTAA